In Spinacia oleracea cultivar Varoflay chromosome 5, BTI_SOV_V1, whole genome shotgun sequence, a single window of DNA contains:
- the LOC110785110 gene encoding uncharacterized protein, translated as MDHDTDTAAIAAAMVAKFREESEKTRKMLDETTRACNQQTVMIEKSLVPAVKQLAAAVQGLEQVNRGGRTQIHIHISCLSIVLLALMMAMYCLSDYKPQHGSMEWYLKWALPCLLGILAAGMIEN; from the exons ATGGATCATGATACTGATACAGCTGCTATTGCCGCAGCAATGGTGGCGAAGTTTCGCGAGGAATCCGAGAAAACCAGAAAAATGCTTGATGAAACTACACGAGCTTGCAATCAACAAACAGTGATGATCGAAAAAAGTTTGGTCCCTGCTGTGAAGCAATTGGCGGCCGCAGTGCAGGGTTTGGAGCAGG TTAACAGGGGAGGTCGCACGCAAATTCATATTCACATCTCGTGCTTGAGCATTGTGCTTCTAGCTTTGATGATGGCTATGTACTGCCTTTCTGATTACAAACCTCAACACGGTTCAATG GAGTGGTACCTGAAATGGGCGTTGCCATGCCTGCTCGGAATTCTGGCAGCGGGTATGATCGAGAACTAG